The proteins below are encoded in one region of Polycladomyces subterraneus:
- a CDS encoding NupC/NupG family nucleoside CNT transporter, whose protein sequence is MNILWGIAGMLVVLGIAFLMSTDRKAIRLRPILVGLAIQFSFAFFVLKWPMGRAVLQWFSSQVEKGIGYADQGIRFLFGPLLEGHQAPVFALQVLPVIIFFASLIGVLYYLGIMQWIIQILGGTISWLMGTSKVESLTAVATVFLGQSESPILIRPYLTRLTSSELFAVMTGGFTSVAGSVLVGYSLLGVPLHYLLAASIMAAPAGLVMAKIVMPETETPLADEDIRMAKDTESVNVIDAAARGAIDGLKLALNVGALLLAFIGLIALINGILGGIGNWVGVPGLSMQKVLGYLFAPIAFVVGVPWSEAIQAGGYIGQKLILNEFVAYTAFGPQIPNLSEKTVAIVTFALCGFANLSSIAIQIGVIGSLAPNRRSDVASFGLRAMIAGMMGSLLSAAMAGMLV, encoded by the coding sequence GTGAATATATTGTGGGGAATCGCCGGCATGCTGGTGGTGCTGGGGATCGCTTTCCTGATGTCCACCGACAGGAAAGCGATCCGTCTGCGCCCCATTCTTGTCGGTTTAGCAATACAGTTTTCTTTTGCCTTTTTCGTGTTGAAATGGCCGATGGGGCGTGCCGTCTTGCAATGGTTCAGCTCACAGGTGGAGAAAGGGATCGGATATGCGGATCAAGGCATCCGATTTCTGTTCGGTCCATTGTTGGAAGGTCATCAGGCTCCGGTGTTTGCCCTTCAGGTACTGCCGGTGATCATATTTTTCGCTTCCCTGATCGGGGTGCTGTATTATCTCGGCATCATGCAATGGATCATTCAAATATTGGGCGGTACCATCTCCTGGTTGATGGGCACGAGTAAGGTGGAGTCATTGACCGCGGTGGCGACCGTTTTTCTCGGACAATCAGAGTCACCGATCCTGATCCGCCCTTATCTGACTCGGCTTACCTCTTCTGAACTGTTTGCGGTGATGACTGGTGGATTTACTTCGGTTGCCGGTTCGGTTCTGGTGGGTTATTCTCTGTTAGGAGTGCCGCTCCATTATTTGCTCGCGGCCAGTATTATGGCGGCACCCGCCGGCTTGGTCATGGCCAAAATCGTGATGCCGGAAACAGAAACCCCGCTGGCCGATGAAGATATTCGCATGGCCAAAGACACTGAATCGGTCAACGTAATCGATGCCGCAGCCCGGGGTGCGATTGACGGATTGAAACTGGCACTGAACGTTGGCGCATTGTTGTTGGCGTTTATCGGGTTGATCGCATTGATCAATGGGATATTGGGTGGTATCGGCAATTGGGTGGGGGTACCCGGACTGTCGATGCAAAAAGTATTGGGCTATCTCTTTGCTCCCATTGCGTTTGTGGTGGGCGTTCCATGGTCGGAAGCGATTCAGGCCGGCGGTTATATCGGGCAAAAGCTGATTCTCAACGAGTTCGTGGCTTATACTGCATTTGGTCCACAAATTCCTAATCTGTCGGAAAAAACGGTGGCAATCGTCACGTTTGCCTTGTGCGGATTTGCCAACCTTTCCTCCATTGCGATTCAGATCGGGGTGATTGGTTCGCTCGCTCCCAACCGTCGGAGCGATGTGGCCAGTTTCGGTTTGCGCGCCATGATCGCCGGTATGATGGGTTCGCTGTTGAGTGCGGCCATGGCCGGCATGTTGGTATGA
- a CDS encoding low molecular weight protein-tyrosine-phosphatase codes for MISVLFVCLGNICRSPMAEAVFRHMVKEEGLEDRIRVDSAGTGDWHTGEPPHHGTRRILKQYGIAHEGIRARKVKKQDLEDFDYIIAMDDSNLSHLRRLADRNHQHLYRLTDFIPETTYTEVPDPYYTGNFEEVYELVSAGCRGLLERIKEEQGWK; via the coding sequence ATGATTTCCGTGTTGTTCGTCTGTTTGGGCAACATTTGCCGCTCACCAATGGCGGAAGCGGTCTTCCGACACATGGTGAAAGAAGAGGGTTTGGAAGACCGAATCCGTGTTGATTCGGCGGGCACCGGTGACTGGCATACGGGCGAACCCCCTCACCATGGTACACGCCGCATTCTCAAACAATACGGCATCGCTCACGAAGGAATTCGCGCCCGTAAGGTGAAAAAACAGGATTTGGAAGACTTTGACTACATCATCGCCATGGACGACAGCAACTTATCCCACCTGCGACGTTTGGCAGACCGGAATCACCAACACCTCTATCGGTTGACCGATTTCATTCCGGAAACAACCTATACGGAAGTACCGGACCCCTACTACACGGGAAACTTCGAAGAAGTATACGAGCTGGTGTCCGCCGGTTGCCGCGGTCTCCTGGAACGGATCAAAGAGGAACAAGGGTGGAAGTGA